Proteins from a genomic interval of Gordonia sp. SL306:
- the panB gene encoding 3-methyl-2-oxobutanoate hydroxymethyltransferase, whose translation MSDSSVYGASDSSASDSAASAPRRRATRVHHLAQMKTDGEKWSMLTCYDYSTARIFDAAEIPVLLVGDSAANVVLGYDTTIPVTVDELIPLIRAVVRGAPHALVVADLPFGSYEASPQQALESAVKVFKETGAHAIKIEGGERVADQIAALTAAGIPVMAHIGFTPQSVNGLGGYRVQGRGDAGDQLVEDAIAVQEAGAFAMVMEMVPADLAGQITRKLTIPTVGIGAGNETDAQVLVWQDMAGLTHGKTAKFVKRFGDVGTELRSAAEQYADEVRRGTFPAPEHSY comes from the coding sequence ATGTCCGATTCTTCGGTGTATGGCGCATCCGATTCCTCCGCGTCTGATTCCGCCGCGTCCGCTCCCCGTCGCCGCGCCACGCGCGTGCACCATCTGGCCCAGATGAAGACCGACGGCGAAAAGTGGTCCATGCTGACCTGCTACGACTACTCCACTGCCCGCATTTTCGACGCCGCGGAGATCCCGGTGCTGCTCGTCGGCGACTCGGCGGCGAATGTCGTGCTCGGCTACGACACCACCATCCCGGTGACCGTCGACGAACTGATCCCGCTGATCCGAGCGGTGGTACGTGGCGCCCCGCACGCGCTCGTCGTCGCCGACCTGCCGTTCGGCAGCTATGAGGCGAGCCCCCAGCAGGCCCTCGAATCGGCCGTGAAGGTGTTCAAGGAGACCGGCGCCCACGCCATCAAGATCGAGGGCGGTGAGCGCGTCGCCGATCAGATCGCCGCGCTGACCGCAGCCGGAATCCCGGTGATGGCACACATCGGCTTCACCCCACAGAGCGTGAACGGCCTCGGCGGCTACCGGGTCCAGGGCCGCGGCGACGCGGGCGACCAACTCGTCGAGGATGCCATCGCGGTTCAGGAGGCCGGCGCGTTCGCCATGGTGATGGAGATGGTGCCCGCCGATCTGGCAGGCCAGATCACCCGCAAGCTCACCATCCCGACCGTGGGTATCGGCGCCGGCAACGAGACCGACGCCCAGGTCCTCGTCTGGCAGGACATGGCCGGCCTCACACACGGCAAAACCGCCAAGTTCGTCAAGCGCTTCGGCGATGTCGGAACCGAACTACGTTCCGCGGCAGAGCAATACGCCGACGAAGTCCGGCGCGGAACCTTCCCTGCACCCGAACACAGCTACTGA
- a CDS encoding CYTH and CHAD domain-containing protein, which yields MAASEQLEVELKFDVDAGHTAPDLRVLPGVIGATEPETFNLDATYFDTENLDLAGNRITLRRRTGGHDAGWHLKRPAGAPGTRRELQLGFDEAPADGEVPTELISPVVALTRTRRLTPVAAVSTTRTVTTLLGADGQPVAEFAEDLVTAQSLLPGGHFQEWAEWEFELLGNDPHPRLLKTAEKTLRAAGGREPSSASKLARAIGSTPTVVEPHLGKRPTALELVVTDIAIHRNSLITQDPLVRTDADDAVHQMRVACRRLRSVFSGFPTVLDAERTDHLGGELKLLARILGDARDSEVQLALDENLLRAENASESLIAELAGTETAIHERAIKAAHAAMDSDRYFALLDAIDELIASPPPGPDADLDATIAVDRAIAKSRKKIRKEQSVLSSLTEGSEEWAEQLHTIRKRAKRLRYSTDAAEPLDKKRYRKVATIAKRVQSALGDYNDSRINRARVAEIAGSGKLSGSDMFVLGRIDARQQADGERAIDAYRKAAKDL from the coding sequence GTGGCGGCATCCGAGCAGCTCGAAGTGGAACTGAAGTTCGATGTGGATGCGGGACACACTGCACCCGATCTCCGAGTCCTGCCCGGCGTCATCGGTGCGACGGAACCCGAGACGTTCAACCTCGATGCGACCTACTTCGACACCGAGAACCTCGACCTGGCCGGCAACCGGATCACCTTGCGTCGCCGCACCGGTGGCCACGACGCCGGATGGCACCTCAAGCGCCCGGCCGGTGCGCCTGGCACGCGCCGGGAGCTCCAGCTCGGCTTCGACGAGGCGCCCGCCGACGGCGAGGTTCCGACGGAGCTCATCTCCCCGGTGGTGGCTCTGACCCGGACCCGCAGGCTGACCCCGGTCGCTGCCGTGTCCACCACACGAACCGTGACGACGCTGCTCGGGGCCGACGGGCAGCCCGTCGCCGAGTTCGCCGAGGATCTGGTCACCGCCCAATCGTTGCTGCCCGGTGGACATTTCCAGGAGTGGGCCGAGTGGGAGTTCGAACTCCTCGGCAACGATCCGCACCCGCGCCTGCTCAAGACCGCGGAGAAGACCTTGCGTGCCGCGGGCGGTCGCGAACCGTCGTCGGCGTCCAAGCTCGCACGTGCGATCGGTTCCACTCCGACCGTGGTCGAACCGCACCTCGGCAAGCGACCGACTGCGCTGGAACTCGTTGTCACCGACATCGCCATCCATCGCAACTCGCTCATCACCCAGGACCCGCTCGTGCGCACCGACGCCGACGACGCGGTGCATCAGATGCGGGTGGCCTGCCGACGGCTCCGCAGCGTGTTCTCCGGATTCCCGACCGTTCTCGACGCCGAGCGCACCGACCACCTCGGTGGTGAGTTGAAGCTGCTCGCGCGGATCCTCGGTGATGCCCGGGATTCGGAAGTGCAGCTGGCGCTCGACGAGAACCTCCTGAGAGCCGAGAACGCCTCGGAGTCGCTGATCGCCGAGCTCGCCGGCACGGAGACCGCCATCCACGAGCGGGCGATCAAGGCCGCGCACGCCGCGATGGATTCCGACCGGTACTTCGCCCTTCTCGACGCGATCGACGAGCTCATCGCGTCACCACCGCCCGGGCCCGACGCCGACCTCGACGCGACAATCGCCGTGGACCGCGCCATTGCCAAGAGCCGCAAGAAGATCCGCAAGGAGCAGAGCGTGCTGTCGAGCCTGACGGAAGGCTCCGAGGAGTGGGCGGAACAACTGCACACCATTCGCAAACGCGCCAAGCGGCTGCGCTACAGCACCGATGCTGCCGAGCCTCTCGACAAGAAGCGTTATCGCAAGGTGGCCACGATCGCCAAGCGAGTCCAGTCCGCACTCGGCGACTACAACGACAGCCGGATCAACCGCGCCCGGGTTGCCGAGATCGCCGGCTCCGGAAAGCTCTCCGGATCCGACATGTTCGTGCTCGGACGCATCGATGCCCGACAACAGGCCGACGGTGAGCGCGCCATCGACGCCTACCGCAAGGCCGCCAAGGATCTCTGA
- a CDS encoding Nif3-like dinuclear metal center hexameric protein: MTIPGATNVTGADVIEVLDRAYPRRLAEPWDSVGPVCGDPTEPVGSVLVCVDVTDGVVDMAVESGAQMVVAHHPLLLRGVDSVAADTVKGRLIHRLIRSGIALFTAHTNADSARPGVSDALAELLGLVDTVPIDPKPTAPLDKWVVMVPEGNAEQVSEAMFAVGAGAIGEYRDCSWSVVGTGQFEAQDAANPAIGVIGERTRVDEDRIEMVAPRGLRAAVLAALRGAHPYEEPAFDILELAQTAGDMGLGRFGRLATPTTVREFAERTAEYLGSPSGVRVAGDPDARVELVAVCGGAGDSLLDTVTAVGADVYLTGDLRHHPADESRRRGGPALVDAGHWATEFPWCGQAATLLSESLGVAVAVYREPTDPFTVVRRS, from the coding sequence ATGACCATCCCAGGCGCAACGAACGTGACGGGTGCGGACGTGATCGAGGTGCTCGATCGCGCGTACCCCCGACGGCTCGCCGAGCCCTGGGACTCGGTGGGCCCCGTCTGCGGGGATCCGACCGAGCCCGTCGGATCGGTCCTGGTGTGCGTCGACGTCACCGACGGCGTGGTGGACATGGCCGTCGAATCGGGTGCACAGATGGTGGTCGCCCACCATCCGCTGCTGCTGCGCGGGGTGGATTCTGTTGCGGCGGATACCGTCAAGGGGCGGCTGATCCATCGGCTGATCCGTTCGGGGATCGCGCTGTTCACCGCGCACACCAACGCCGACAGCGCACGGCCCGGGGTGTCCGATGCGCTCGCCGAACTCCTGGGTCTCGTCGACACCGTTCCGATAGACCCGAAACCCACTGCCCCCTTGGACAAATGGGTTGTGATGGTGCCTGAGGGCAACGCCGAGCAGGTGAGTGAGGCGATGTTCGCGGTCGGCGCCGGTGCGATCGGGGAGTACCGCGACTGTTCGTGGTCGGTGGTCGGTACCGGTCAATTCGAGGCTCAGGACGCGGCCAATCCGGCCATCGGGGTCATCGGGGAGCGCACCCGCGTCGATGAGGACCGGATCGAGATGGTCGCGCCGCGGGGGCTGCGGGCCGCTGTTCTCGCGGCATTGCGGGGTGCACATCCGTACGAGGAACCGGCGTTCGACATTCTCGAATTGGCCCAGACCGCAGGAGACATGGGTCTCGGACGCTTCGGGCGACTCGCCACCCCGACGACGGTGCGAGAGTTCGCCGAACGCACGGCGGAGTATCTGGGCAGCCCGTCCGGGGTGCGGGTCGCAGGTGATCCCGATGCGCGTGTCGAGTTGGTGGCGGTGTGTGGAGGTGCGGGCGATTCGCTGCTCGACACGGTGACCGCGGTCGGTGCCGACGTGTACCTGACCGGGGATCTGAGGCACCACCCGGCCGACGAAAGCCGCCGCCGCGGCGGGCCTGCTCTCGTCGACGCCGGGCACTGGGCGACCGAGTTCCCGTGGTGTGGGCAGGCCGCGACCCTGCTGTCGGAGTCGCTCGGTGTCGCCGTCGCGGTGTACCGCGAGCCGACCGACCCGTTCACCGTCGTCCGCCGGTCGTGA
- a CDS encoding bifunctional RNase H/acid phosphatase, which yields MATAARSAGRAPTWQGQRAQPTRILLLRHGQTELSVERRYSGRGNPELTDLGRRQAAAAAQRLGESTEIAAVISSPLQRARSTAEAVAERLGVAVDIDDGFIETDFGAWEGLTFTEAAQRDPELHARWLGDTTVAPPGGESFAQVSERIATTRDAVLQHYPGTTVLVVSHVTPIKTMLRDALATGPELLFRLHLDLASLSIAEFYPDGGSVVRLVNDTGHLD from the coding sequence ATGGCGACGGCTGCGCGATCTGCCGGCCGGGCGCCGACGTGGCAGGGCCAGCGGGCCCAGCCGACCCGGATCCTGTTGCTGCGGCACGGGCAGACAGAGCTGTCGGTGGAGCGACGCTACTCAGGGCGCGGGAACCCTGAGTTGACCGACCTCGGCCGTCGGCAGGCGGCGGCTGCGGCGCAACGACTCGGCGAGAGTACCGAGATCGCCGCGGTGATCTCGTCGCCGCTGCAGCGTGCACGGTCGACTGCGGAGGCGGTCGCTGAGCGGCTGGGGGTCGCCGTCGACATCGACGACGGATTCATCGAGACGGACTTCGGTGCCTGGGAGGGCCTGACCTTCACCGAGGCCGCCCAGCGCGATCCCGAGCTGCACGCCCGATGGCTCGGCGACACCACGGTCGCACCGCCCGGCGGTGAGAGTTTCGCCCAGGTATCCGAACGGATAGCCACAACCAGAGATGCTGTGCTGCAGCATTATCCGGGAACCACCGTGCTCGTCGTCTCGCATGTCACCCCGATCAAGACGATGCTCCGGGACGCGCTCGCCACCGGGCCCGAACTCTTGTTCCGGCTGCATCTGGATCTGGCATCGCTGTCCATCGCGGAGTTCTATCCCGACGGCGGGTCCGTCGTGCGACTGGTGAACGACACCGGCCACCTCGACTGA
- a CDS encoding RNB domain-containing ribonuclease, translated as MQRKLSAPDLDFDAVRNELGISEDYGATAQAEADHPVDRFVADREDRTDLPFVTIDPPTSMDLDQAVHIVADGDGFVVNYAIADVAALIEPEGALDAESRRRGTTVYFPDCSVPLHPRSLSEGAGSLLPDQTRPCVLWTIRVGADGEPGDVSVGRATVRSVAKLDYAGVSADAAAGRLHPSIEALPAFGELRHRVALDRGAVELDLPDQEVVRDGGGESRPARSAPGAGWTLRLAPHTPADLWNSQLSLLTGMCAGQIMADAGIGLLRTLPPADPRAVAALRAAATSLDVDWPADATPGQFLAGLPRDEPATLALMSVGATLMRGADYLALGSSGDGDVREAPSPDRLRHAAIAGLYAHVTAPLRRLGDRFATEACLAVTAGNPVPDWVSRALPTLPKILRAADSLASSADRASIDLTEAVVLAGRVGETFDAVVLHAATEHRAAQVFLTDPAVIAPCDGDPAQGRRISVVLTVADPSARKVLFVPAGG; from the coding sequence GTGCAGCGCAAACTGTCCGCCCCCGACCTCGACTTCGACGCGGTGCGGAACGAACTCGGCATCAGCGAGGACTACGGCGCGACCGCGCAGGCGGAGGCAGATCATCCCGTCGATCGGTTCGTCGCCGATCGCGAGGACCGGACCGACCTCCCGTTCGTCACGATCGATCCGCCGACCTCGATGGATCTCGACCAGGCGGTGCACATCGTCGCCGATGGCGACGGTTTCGTGGTGAACTACGCGATCGCCGACGTCGCGGCTCTGATCGAACCGGAGGGAGCGCTGGACGCGGAGAGTCGGCGCCGCGGTACGACCGTCTATTTCCCGGACTGCTCGGTCCCTCTTCATCCGCGGTCGTTGTCGGAGGGAGCGGGATCGCTGCTGCCCGACCAGACCCGCCCGTGCGTCCTGTGGACCATCCGAGTCGGCGCCGACGGTGAACCCGGCGACGTGTCGGTCGGCCGTGCCACGGTGCGTTCGGTCGCGAAGCTCGACTATGCCGGGGTGTCGGCCGATGCCGCGGCGGGGCGGTTGCATCCGTCGATCGAGGCGCTGCCCGCCTTCGGCGAACTGCGTCATAGAGTCGCCCTTGATCGTGGTGCGGTCGAGCTCGATCTGCCCGATCAGGAAGTCGTGCGGGACGGCGGAGGTGAGAGTCGGCCCGCTCGCTCCGCTCCCGGCGCCGGATGGACCCTACGGCTCGCCCCGCACACCCCGGCGGACCTGTGGAACTCGCAGCTGTCGTTGCTCACCGGAATGTGCGCCGGGCAGATCATGGCCGATGCCGGGATCGGTCTGCTGCGCACCCTGCCGCCCGCGGATCCTCGTGCGGTGGCAGCGCTGCGCGCGGCGGCGACATCGTTGGACGTCGACTGGCCAGCGGACGCGACGCCCGGTCAGTTCCTCGCGGGGCTGCCCAGGGACGAACCGGCGACCCTTGCGTTGATGTCGGTGGGCGCGACACTGATGCGGGGCGCCGACTATCTGGCGCTGGGGAGCAGTGGCGACGGCGATGTGCGCGAGGCTCCCTCTCCCGACCGGCTACGCCACGCGGCGATTGCCGGCCTCTACGCCCACGTGACGGCACCATTGCGACGGCTCGGCGATCGCTTCGCGACGGAGGCATGCCTTGCCGTCACCGCCGGGAACCCGGTGCCGGACTGGGTGTCCCGGGCGTTGCCGACTCTTCCGAAGATCCTGCGCGCGGCGGATTCCCTCGCCTCGTCGGCCGACCGCGCGAGTATCGACCTGACCGAGGCGGTCGTACTCGCGGGCCGGGTGGGGGAGACTTTTGACGCCGTTGTCCTGCACGCGGCGACCGAACATCGAGCCGCACAGGTCTTCCTCACCGATCCCGCGGTGATCGCCCCCTGCGACGGAGACCCGGCGCAGGGCCGCAGGATCTCGGTGGTCCTCACGGTCGCCGACCCGTCGGCCCGGAAGGTGCTGTTCGTCCCCGCCGGCGGGTGA
- a CDS encoding zinc ribbon domain-containing protein, giving the protein MKVDAGIQRHLLDLADADAELARLDHRRTHLPEDAEIAELDQRIESARDDLVRAEISAEDLTREYRRIDSEVTGMASREAKDSAQLTAGGLAPKALSELQHELSGLARRRASLEDDLLGVMEQQEALTAEQQRAAATIEHLDSEVGSTRERRNTALSAIAADHDAVVARRESIAAEITPELLAVYEKQRATGRIGAGLLRARRCGACRMELDRGTIASIAAKPADEVVRCEECGAVLVRTAESGI; this is encoded by the coding sequence GTGAAGGTCGACGCGGGAATCCAGCGACATCTCCTCGACCTGGCCGACGCCGACGCCGAACTCGCTCGGCTGGATCACCGTCGGACCCACTTGCCCGAGGACGCCGAGATCGCCGAGTTGGACCAGCGGATCGAATCCGCGCGCGACGATCTGGTCCGCGCCGAGATCTCTGCCGAGGACCTGACCCGCGAGTACCGGCGGATCGACAGCGAGGTGACCGGGATGGCATCCCGGGAGGCCAAGGATTCCGCCCAGCTGACCGCGGGCGGGCTCGCCCCCAAGGCGCTCTCCGAACTGCAGCACGAGTTGTCCGGCCTGGCCCGTCGTCGGGCGTCGCTCGAGGACGATCTGCTCGGCGTCATGGAGCAGCAGGAGGCGCTCACCGCCGAACAGCAGCGTGCCGCCGCGACCATCGAACACCTGGACAGCGAGGTCGGGTCCACCCGAGAGCGCCGGAACACGGCATTATCGGCGATCGCGGCCGATCACGACGCCGTCGTGGCGCGGCGGGAATCGATCGCAGCCGAGATCACACCGGAACTCCTTGCCGTGTACGAGAAGCAGCGCGCGACCGGTCGGATCGGTGCGGGCTTGCTGAGGGCCCGCCGATGCGGTGCCTGCCGGATGGAGCTGGATCGCGGCACCATCGCCTCGATCGCGGCGAAACCCGCCGACGAGGTGGTCCGTTGTGAGGAATGCGGCGCAGTCCTCGTCCGGACGGCCGAATCGGGCATCTGA
- the pip gene encoding prolyl aminopeptidase — translation MRDFYPSIEPYDQGHLDVGDGQQIYWETSGNADGKPVVFVHGGPGGGTAPDQRRFFDPARYRIVLFDQRGCGKSRPHIADGADLSTNTTGHLIADMELLRTHLGIDRWQVFGGSWGSTLGLAYAQAHPERVTELVLRGIFLLRRSEIDWYYNGGAANIYPDLWESYLAPIPDAERDGDLVAAYHRLLTSPDRSVAQAAASAWTGWEQATSHLLPRTPGDVQDDADKPRFDLAFATIENHYFVNSGFLEDSQLLAHIDRLADIPGVIVQGRYDVVCPARSAWDLHRAWPSAQLHIVDDAGHASFEPGIKHHLITATDGFANRAF, via the coding sequence ATGCGCGACTTCTACCCGAGCATCGAACCGTACGACCAGGGCCATCTCGACGTCGGCGACGGCCAGCAGATCTATTGGGAGACCTCCGGCAACGCCGACGGCAAGCCAGTCGTGTTCGTGCACGGCGGCCCCGGAGGTGGCACCGCCCCTGATCAGCGACGGTTCTTCGACCCGGCGCGGTACCGGATCGTGCTCTTCGACCAACGCGGATGCGGTAAGTCGCGCCCCCACATCGCCGACGGCGCCGACCTGTCGACGAACACCACCGGGCACCTGATCGCGGACATGGAGTTGCTGCGCACCCACCTCGGTATCGACCGATGGCAGGTGTTCGGCGGCTCGTGGGGCTCGACCCTCGGCCTCGCCTACGCGCAGGCGCATCCCGAGCGGGTCACCGAGCTGGTCCTGCGCGGCATCTTTCTGCTACGACGCAGCGAGATCGACTGGTACTACAACGGCGGCGCGGCCAACATCTACCCCGACCTCTGGGAGTCCTATCTGGCGCCCATCCCCGACGCCGAGCGGGACGGTGACCTGGTTGCCGCCTACCACCGCCTGCTCACCTCCCCGGATCGATCCGTCGCCCAGGCGGCTGCGAGCGCGTGGACCGGCTGGGAGCAGGCGACCAGCCACCTGCTGCCCCGCACACCCGGCGACGTCCAGGACGACGCCGACAAACCCCGTTTCGACCTCGCATTCGCGACCATCGAGAACCACTACTTCGTCAACAGCGGGTTCCTCGAGGACAGCCAATTGCTGGCCCACATCGACCGGCTCGCCGACATCCCGGGCGTGATCGTCCAGGGGCGCTACGACGTCGTCTGCCCCGCGCGCAGTGCCTGGGATCTCCACCGCGCGTGGCCGAGTGCGCAGTTGCACATCGTCGACGACGCCGGGCATGCATCGTTCGAACCGGGCATCAAGCATCACCTGATCACCGCGACCGACGGTTTCGCGAATCGGGCATTCTGA
- a CDS encoding alpha/beta hydrolase, translating to MAIIGRSVVRRVVVVAVVAMLALGGCGLLSSGSGIDWHACGPDDGVASAAIPGSVSGRVSCGRLSVPLDPRDPGLGTISLAVARLGAAGPKAGTLVINPGGPGGSGVDDLVDSSANLATSALADTHDIVSFDPRGVGASRPAIRCRTDAERDTERAMDHGDRSAAGIARVERYQATMAQECRERVGADVLSRVGTDFVAGDLDRIRTALGEDAIDFLGYSYGTRLGLEYAARYPSRLRALVLDGMVDPVKDPIDASIDQRRGFQQAFDAFAADCVHRPGCPLGDRAEGAVARYRAMLAPLLADPAQAGGRTLSAEDAETATVAALYQRSGWDGLRAALIALAAGDGTEMMRLADSLEGRDDDGRYDATQDAFTAITCADDPRVPDRARYDELDRRARSAAPFRDDGRGSGRGPLGICEFWVPSVRAGGGPPDDGMPGAGAPRALVVASTGDPATPYPTAMAVARRTGAALISVDRLGHTSVFRGDECVDGAVTRYVSDLTVPHATLGC from the coding sequence ATGGCGATCATCGGCCGGAGCGTGGTGCGACGGGTGGTCGTCGTCGCGGTGGTCGCGATGCTCGCGTTGGGCGGGTGCGGTCTCCTGTCGTCCGGGTCCGGGATCGACTGGCATGCCTGCGGTCCCGACGACGGCGTGGCGAGCGCCGCGATCCCCGGATCTGTCTCCGGGCGGGTGTCGTGTGGGCGGTTGTCGGTTCCGCTCGACCCCCGCGATCCCGGCCTGGGCACGATCTCCCTCGCGGTCGCGCGCCTGGGCGCCGCGGGACCCAAGGCGGGGACGCTGGTGATCAACCCGGGCGGTCCCGGCGGCTCCGGCGTGGATGATCTCGTCGACTCGTCCGCGAACCTGGCAACCTCGGCGCTCGCGGACACCCACGACATCGTCTCCTTCGATCCGCGCGGCGTGGGCGCATCGCGGCCGGCCATCCGCTGCCGAACCGACGCCGAACGCGACACCGAGCGTGCGATGGACCATGGCGATCGATCGGCGGCCGGCATTGCGCGGGTGGAGCGATACCAGGCAACGATGGCGCAGGAGTGCCGCGAGCGCGTCGGTGCGGACGTCCTGTCGCGAGTCGGTACCGACTTCGTGGCCGGCGACCTGGATCGGATCCGTACCGCGCTCGGTGAGGACGCGATCGACTTTCTCGGATACTCCTACGGCACCCGCCTCGGTCTCGAATACGCGGCGCGGTATCCGTCGCGGCTGCGGGCGCTCGTCCTCGACGGCATGGTCGATCCCGTGAAGGACCCGATCGACGCATCGATCGATCAGCGCAGGGGATTCCAGCAAGCCTTCGATGCCTTCGCCGCGGATTGCGTGCACCGGCCCGGCTGTCCATTGGGCGATCGTGCCGAAGGGGCGGTCGCGCGCTATCGGGCGATGCTCGCTCCGCTGCTCGCCGATCCGGCGCAGGCGGGTGGGCGGACCCTGTCGGCCGAGGATGCCGAGACCGCCACGGTGGCCGCGCTGTATCAGCGATCCGGATGGGACGGCCTGCGGGCGGCGCTGATCGCCCTCGCGGCGGGTGACGGCACCGAGATGATGCGGCTCGCCGACTCCCTCGAGGGCCGCGACGACGACGGCCGCTACGACGCGACGCAGGACGCCTTCACCGCGATCACCTGTGCCGACGACCCGAGAGTGCCCGACCGCGCGCGGTACGACGAGTTGGACCGCCGCGCACGCAGCGCGGCACCGTTTCGCGACGACGGGCGCGGCAGCGGACGCGGGCCGCTGGGGATCTGTGAGTTCTGGGTGCCCTCGGTCCGCGCCGGTGGCGGCCCGCCGGACGACGGCATGCCGGGCGCTGGGGCCCCACGCGCCCTCGTGGTGGCGTCCACCGGTGACCCCGCAACTCCGTACCCGACGGCGATGGCGGTCGCGCGACGGACCGGCGCTGCGCTCATCAGCGTCGACCGACTGGGGCACACCTCGGTTTTCCGCGGTGACGAGTGCGTGGACGGCGCTGTGACCCGGTACGTCTCCGATCTCACAGTGCCGCACGCGACTCTCGGATGCTGA
- the glnA gene encoding type I glutamate--ammonia ligase yields MDRQKEFVLRTLEERDIRFVRLWFTDVLGYLKSVAIAPAELEGAFAEGIGFDGSAIEGFSRVSEADTVAKPDPSTFQILPWTTSTGRHHSARMFCDIAMPDGTPSWADSRHVLRRQLNKAADQGFSCYVHPEIEFFLLKDAPLDGSVPTPADSGGYFDQAVHDAAPNFRRHAIEALESMGISVEFSHHEGAPGQQEIDLRYADALSMADNVMTFRYVIKEVAIDEGTWATFMPKPFSEHPGSAMHTHMSLFEGDTNAFHNPDDPMQLSSTGKSFIAGILHHASEISAVTNQWVNSYKRLIHGGEAPTAATWGGANRSALIRLPLYTPNKASSRRIEVRSPDSACNPYLTFAVLLAAGLKGIEEGYELPDEAEDDVWALTPAERRAMGYRELPGSLADALVEMEKSELVAEALGEHVFDYFLRNKWAEWTSYRSLVTPYELKNYLPL; encoded by the coding sequence ATGGATCGCCAAAAGGAATTCGTGCTGCGGACCCTCGAAGAGCGCGACATCCGATTCGTGAGGCTGTGGTTCACCGACGTTCTCGGCTACCTCAAATCCGTGGCGATCGCACCCGCCGAACTCGAGGGAGCCTTCGCCGAGGGTATCGGTTTCGACGGCTCGGCCATCGAGGGATTCTCCCGCGTCTCCGAGGCGGACACGGTCGCCAAGCCGGATCCGTCGACCTTTCAGATCCTGCCGTGGACGACCTCCACCGGTCGTCATCACTCGGCTCGGATGTTCTGCGACATCGCGATGCCGGACGGTACTCCGAGCTGGGCGGACTCTCGTCATGTCCTGCGACGTCAGCTCAACAAGGCGGCCGATCAGGGCTTCAGTTGCTACGTCCATCCGGAGATCGAGTTCTTCCTCCTCAAGGACGCGCCGCTCGACGGCAGCGTGCCGACGCCTGCCGATTCGGGTGGCTACTTCGACCAGGCCGTACACGACGCGGCACCCAACTTCCGCCGCCACGCCATCGAGGCACTGGAGTCGATGGGGATCTCGGTCGAGTTCTCCCATCACGAGGGTGCGCCCGGTCAGCAGGAGATCGACCTGCGGTACGCGGATGCGCTGTCCATGGCCGACAACGTGATGACCTTCCGCTACGTCATCAAAGAGGTCGCCATCGACGAGGGGACCTGGGCGACCTTCATGCCCAAGCCGTTCAGCGAGCACCCCGGCTCGGCGATGCACACCCACATGAGCCTCTTCGAGGGCGATACCAACGCCTTCCACAACCCCGACGACCCGATGCAGCTGTCGAGCACCGGAAAGAGCTTCATCGCCGGGATCCTGCACCACGCCAGTGAGATCAGCGCGGTCACCAACCAGTGGGTGAACTCCTACAAGCGCCTCATCCACGGCGGCGAGGCGCCGACCGCGGCCACCTGGGGCGGTGCCAATCGGTCTGCCCTGATCCGCCTGCCGCTGTACACGCCGAACAAGGCGTCGTCGCGGCGCATCGAGGTCCGCAGCCCCGACTCCGCGTGCAATCCATACCTGACGTTTGCAGTGCTCTTGGCCGCCGGGCTGAAGGGCATCGAGGAGGGTTACGAGCTGCCCGACGAGGCCGAGGACGACGTGTGGGCACTAACCCCGGCCGAGCGGCGAGCGATGGGCTACCGGGAGCTGCCCGGCAGCCTCGCCGATGCGCTCGTGGAGATGGAGAAGTCGGAGTTGGTGGCCGAGGCACTCGGAGAACACGTCTTCGATTACTTCCTCCGCAACAAGTGGGCGGAGTGGACGAGTTACCGCAGCCTGGTCACGCCGTACGAGCTGAAGAACTACCTGCCGCTGTAG